The following are encoded in a window of Candidatus Methylomirabilis limnetica genomic DNA:
- a CDS encoding Fic family protein, with protein sequence MNKPTNVSRRARAGTYVTVSTVGGERVRAFVPAPLPPTPPIEIDGALRRALDEALVALGRLDGVSGFLPDRNLLLYSFVRKEAVLSSQIEGTQSSLSDLLLAEIDEAPGVPIDDVSEVSNCVAAIEHGVRRLREDFPLSNRLLREMHEIMLRRGRGAEKQPGHFRHSQNWIGGTRPGNAVFVPPPPDRVEELMGALERFLHDERTSPLLKAALAHVQFETIHPFLDGNGRVGRILITLILVHGGLLSEPMLYLSLYFRQHRREYYERLSAVRLEDDWAGWLHFFAEAVNVTARSALDTAQRVTGMFAADLSRIHSLGRRAAAAAQVHTSLSKRPLASIAKLRELTGMSTPAIIRGLEALAGIGIVREITGRRRSRIFAYDQYLRLLNEGTETP encoded by the coding sequence GTGAATAAGCCGACGAACGTCTCTCGCCGGGCTCGCGCCGGTACCTACGTGACCGTCTCGACGGTCGGCGGCGAGCGCGTACGTGCCTTCGTGCCGGCGCCGCTTCCGCCGACGCCGCCGATCGAGATCGACGGGGCGCTCCGCCGTGCGCTCGACGAGGCTCTGGTCGCCTTGGGACGGCTTGATGGCGTCTCCGGTTTCCTGCCCGACCGCAATCTGCTTCTCTACTCCTTCGTCCGCAAGGAAGCCGTGCTGTCCTCGCAGATCGAGGGCACGCAGTCCTCGCTCTCCGACCTTCTACTCGCGGAGATCGACGAGGCTCCGGGCGTCCCCATAGACGATGTCAGCGAAGTCTCCAATTGCGTCGCCGCCATCGAGCACGGGGTACGCCGCTTGCGGGAGGACTTCCCGCTCTCGAACCGGCTGCTCCGTGAGATGCACGAGATTATGTTGCGCCGCGGCAGGGGGGCGGAGAAGCAACCGGGCCACTTTCGTCACTCGCAGAACTGGATCGGTGGCACGAGGCCAGGCAATGCGGTCTTCGTCCCGCCTCCTCCCGATCGCGTCGAAGAGCTCATGGGCGCCCTCGAACGTTTTCTCCACGACGAGCGGACCTCACCGCTCCTGAAAGCCGCGCTGGCCCACGTTCAGTTCGAGACCATTCACCCGTTTCTCGACGGCAACGGCAGGGTCGGACGGATACTGATCACGCTCATCCTCGTCCACGGGGGCCTCCTGAGCGAGCCCATGCTCTATCTGAGCCTTTACTTCCGGCAGCACCGGCGGGAGTACTACGAGCGCCTAAGCGCGGTGAGGCTCGAAGACGACTGGGCTGGGTGGCTCCACTTCTTCGCCGAGGCCGTGAACGTGACGGCACGGTCGGCGCTCGACACGGCACAGCGAGTGACCGGCATGTTCGCGGCGGATCTTTCTCGCATTCACTCCTTGGGTCGGCGCGCGGCGGCTGCTGCGCAGGTGCACACGAGTCTGTCCAAACGGCCCCTCGCCTCGATTGCGAAGCTCAGGGAGCTGACCGGGATGTCCACCCCAGCGATCATCCGCGGGCTCGAAGCCCTGGCGGGGATCGGCATAGTGCGAGAGATAACCGGCCGCAGACGAAGTCGCATCTTCGCCTACGATCAGTACCTGCGACTCCTCAACGAGGGGACTGAAACGCCATGA
- a CDS encoding DUF2141 domain-containing protein — protein MHRVLSVVSGLGLTCLLLLSWGVSGRIEAIEPACDRTSTTIDVRVRGVRSDRGNIMFVLYGDNPSDFLVKGKKILKQRIPAKRGIVTFCVIAPKVGVYAAAVYHDENGNGKFDRNRIGLPSEGGGFSNNPGLFLITPSHKQVAFHVSNSQTRVEIQLNYPAASGR, from the coding sequence ATGCATCGCGTATTGTCAGTAGTATCGGGCCTCGGGCTTACTTGTCTGCTGTTGCTCTCATGGGGTGTATCTGGCCGGATCGAGGCGATCGAGCCGGCATGTGACCGCACTTCTACCACCATCGATGTCCGAGTGCGGGGAGTCAGGAGCGATCGCGGGAATATCATGTTCGTCCTGTATGGCGATAATCCGAGTGATTTCCTCGTGAAAGGCAAGAAAATCTTAAAGCAACGCATTCCAGCGAAGCGAGGGATCGTCACGTTCTGTGTGATTGCACCAAAGGTAGGCGTGTACGCCGCTGCGGTATATCACGATGAAAACGGCAATGGGAAATTTGATAGGAACCGGATCGGGTTGCCTAGCGAAGGCGGCGGTTTCTCGAATAACCCTGGCTTATTCCTGATCACACCCAGCCATAAGCAAGTGGCATTTCATGTCTCGAACAGTCAGACGCGCGTAGAGATTCAACTGAATTATCCGGCAGCGTCAGGACGCTGA
- the rimM gene encoding ribosome maturation factor RimM (Essential for efficient processing of 16S rRNA): MPSPYLVLGRTAKAWGLKGEVKVQPSADSIAIAAGSATVYLRGPGGDLTEYVVERVRPAGKAWILQFQGVGTIEQAERLVDRELLIPRSAAPTLPEGAYYHADLIGLKVVTEEGQELGRIAEILETGANDVYVVHGEGSEWLLPATREVVRRIDLAGEIMVVHLLKGMIEAEAV, translated from the coding sequence ATGCCATCGCCATACCTTGTACTGGGCAGGACTGCCAAGGCTTGGGGGCTCAAGGGAGAAGTGAAAGTGCAGCCCTCCGCTGACTCGATAGCAATTGCAGCAGGATCGGCAACCGTGTACCTCAGGGGGCCCGGGGGCGACCTTACCGAGTACGTCGTGGAGCGGGTTCGGCCGGCTGGCAAAGCCTGGATCCTGCAATTCCAGGGCGTGGGGACCATTGAGCAGGCCGAACGTCTGGTTGACCGTGAGCTGCTCATTCCCCGGTCGGCTGCCCCGACGCTTCCGGAGGGGGCGTATTACCATGCCGATCTCATCGGCCTGAAGGTCGTCACTGAAGAGGGACAAGAGCTTGGGCGAATTGCCGAAATCCTGGAAACGGGCGCCAACGATGTGTACGTAGTCCACGGTGAAGGTTCGGAATGGTTGCTGCCGGCGACCCGAGAGGTCGTGAGAAGGATCGATCTTGCAGGGGAGATCATGGTGGTCCACCTGCTGAAAGGGATGATCGAAGCTGAGGCGGTATGA
- the ffh gene encoding signal recognition particle protein, whose protein sequence is MFEGLTERLSLVLKKLRGHGRLTEENIAEALREVRLALLEADVNFKVVKGFIERVRERAVGRDVLESLTPGQQVVKVVYEELVEVLGKTRAPLVYAPDQPTVVMLVGLHGAGKTTTSAKLARWFVSEGRSPLLVAADTTRPAAREQLQTLGRALGVPVYAGEGSALQVCQEARRLAKERGQNPVILDTSGRLHIDEPLMQELVAIAGATSPTERLMVADAMTGQDAVNSALRFNADLDLTGFILTKLDGDSRGGAALSIRSVTGKPIKFIGVGEKSDALEPFHPERLASRILGMGDILTLVEKVQARVDQKQALDLVKKVRSEGFTLEDFRVQLQQLKDLGPLDQVMEMIPGLSRQKGLTDTVSAERDFKQAEAIINSMTRKERGVPEIINGSRRRRVAAGSGTSVADVNRLLKQFSQARKLMKQFIPGGGGARGKMAHRLRSLMGV, encoded by the coding sequence GTGTTTGAAGGACTCACAGAACGATTAAGCTTGGTCCTGAAAAAGCTTCGTGGCCACGGGCGGCTCACTGAGGAGAACATCGCCGAGGCGCTTCGTGAGGTTCGGCTTGCTCTGCTCGAAGCGGATGTCAATTTTAAGGTCGTTAAAGGGTTCATCGAGCGCGTCCGCGAACGGGCAGTGGGTCGTGATGTATTAGAGAGTCTGACCCCTGGCCAGCAGGTTGTCAAGGTTGTCTACGAAGAACTGGTAGAGGTGCTGGGCAAGACACGCGCCCCGCTGGTCTATGCGCCGGATCAGCCTACGGTCGTCATGCTGGTCGGCCTGCACGGAGCAGGTAAGACGACTACGTCGGCAAAGTTGGCCCGGTGGTTCGTGTCTGAAGGACGGTCGCCGCTCCTGGTGGCGGCCGATACGACCAGGCCGGCGGCCAGGGAGCAGCTCCAGACGCTGGGGCGGGCCCTTGGGGTTCCGGTATACGCTGGGGAAGGTTCTGCGCTGCAAGTCTGCCAGGAGGCGAGGAGGCTCGCAAAAGAACGCGGACAGAATCCGGTAATTCTCGACACCTCCGGGCGACTCCATATCGATGAGCCGCTGATGCAAGAGCTGGTGGCGATTGCCGGGGCAACCTCCCCGACCGAGAGACTGATGGTCGCCGACGCCATGACCGGACAGGATGCGGTTAATTCCGCGCTTCGGTTCAATGCGGATCTTGACCTGACGGGCTTCATCCTCACCAAGTTGGATGGAGATTCCCGAGGCGGAGCGGCCCTCTCGATCAGGTCAGTGACTGGGAAGCCGATCAAGTTCATCGGTGTAGGCGAGAAGTCTGATGCTCTCGAGCCTTTCCACCCTGAACGACTGGCTTCTCGGATCCTTGGGATGGGCGATATCCTCACCCTCGTGGAAAAGGTGCAGGCGAGGGTGGATCAGAAGCAGGCCCTGGACCTTGTGAAGAAGGTTCGCTCCGAGGGCTTTACGCTGGAGGATTTTCGCGTGCAGCTCCAGCAACTGAAGGACCTTGGGCCCCTCGATCAGGTGATGGAGATGATCCCGGGGTTGTCACGGCAGAAGGGCTTGACTGACACCGTTTCAGCGGAACGGGATTTCAAACAAGCTGAGGCGATTATTAATTCGATGACTCGGAAAGAGCGGGGGGTTCCCGAGATTATTAATGGGAGCCGACGCCGGCGGGTCGCCGCCGGAAGCGGCACATCTGTGGCAGACGTGAATCGGCTGCTCAAACAGTTTAGCCAGGCCCGGAAACTGATGAAACAGTTCATTCCTGGGGGTGGCGGGGCGAGGGGAAAAATGGCACATCGCCTTCGGTCCCTGATGGGAGTGTAA
- a CDS encoding YraN family protein yields the protein MKAGRLGLGAEGERVAKAYLQTKGFRILHENYSTPLGEIDLIAKESGVVVFVEVKARTSGAFGPPQASVTLAKQRQIIRVARLYLQREGLADEAACRFDVVAVMFAGGQAGQPNVLLIRDAFSSEGIALF from the coding sequence ATGAAAGCAGGACGGTTGGGTCTGGGAGCGGAAGGGGAGCGCGTAGCGAAAGCATATCTGCAGACCAAAGGGTTTCGGATCCTCCACGAGAACTATTCGACCCCGCTCGGCGAGATCGACTTGATCGCTAAGGAGAGTGGCGTGGTAGTCTTCGTAGAGGTGAAGGCTCGTACGTCAGGCGCATTCGGTCCGCCGCAGGCCTCGGTGACGCTGGCAAAACAGCGACAGATCATCAGGGTGGCACGGCTTTACTTGCAGCGGGAGGGGCTAGCTGATGAGGCCGCCTGTCGCTTTGACGTTGTGGCGGTGATGTTTGCAGGAGGCCAGGCGGGGCAGCCCAATGTCCTCCTGATCCGGGACGCCTTCAGCAGCGAGGGGATCGCCCTCTTTTGA
- a CDS encoding type II toxin-antitoxin system HigB family toxin — protein sequence MKLIGRDVFQLFVRKHPDARSSLKSWTQAVESNSFKHFVDLKKTFGSADQVKAHTVFNICGNKYRLIAVVDYTIQSVSIECVLTHAEYDEERWRK from the coding sequence ATGAAGCTCATCGGGCGGGATGTCTTCCAGCTATTCGTACGGAAACATCCCGACGCCAGATCTTCTCTGAAGAGCTGGACGCAGGCCGTGGAGTCCAACAGCTTCAAGCACTTCGTAGATCTTAAGAAGACCTTTGGGTCAGCGGATCAGGTCAAGGCGCACACGGTGTTTAATATCTGTGGGAACAAGTACCGGCTGATCGCTGTCGTGGACTATACTATTCAATCTGTGTCAATTGAGTGCGTGCTGACGCACGCCGAGTACGATGAGGAACGTTGGAGAAAGTGA
- a CDS encoding ribonuclease HII: MRPEEVETCLRTAGYHLIAGVDEAGRGSLAGPVVAAAVILPPTCAIDGVDDSKALSAHRREQLDLAIRAEAMAIGFGVIQEEVIDAINILQATMLAMRRAIEDLNPPPDFVLIDGDRSPNCSSPHRLIPSGDRLCFSISAASILAKVGRDRIMQAYDLALPQYGFSRHKGYGTPEHLSAIARFGASPIHRKSFRGVREYV, from the coding sequence TTGCGTCCTGAAGAGGTGGAGACCTGCCTCCGTACCGCGGGGTATCACCTCATTGCCGGCGTTGATGAGGCTGGGCGAGGTTCCCTGGCCGGGCCGGTAGTGGCTGCCGCTGTGATCCTTCCACCGACTTGCGCGATCGATGGGGTAGATGACTCCAAGGCGCTCAGCGCACATCGGCGGGAGCAGCTCGACTTGGCGATCAGAGCTGAAGCGATGGCCATCGGCTTCGGTGTGATCCAGGAGGAGGTCATCGATGCCATCAATATTCTCCAGGCGACCATGCTCGCCATGCGGCGAGCCATAGAGGATTTGAACCCACCCCCTGATTTCGTTCTGATCGACGGTGATCGATCCCCCAACTGCTCCAGCCCCCATCGACTGATCCCTTCAGGAGATCGTCTCTGCTTCTCCATCTCTGCGGCTTCCATCCTGGCGAAGGTTGGCCGGGATCGGATCATGCAAGCGTATGACCTGGCCCTCCCGCAGTACGGCTTCAGCCGACACAAAGGGTACGGGACCCCGGAACATCTGTCGGCTATTGCGCGGTTCGGGGCGAGCCCTATCCACCGAAAGAGCTTTAGAGGTGTCCGGGAATATGTGTAG
- the rplS gene encoding 50S ribosomal protein L19, with translation MDVIRSVEAPSLKAQIPDFSPGDTIKVQVKVREGDKERFQVFEGVVIRKRGDGLRETFTVRKVTYGVGVERIFPIHSPMIDKIECTRRGHVRRAKLYYLRKLKGKAARISERKLT, from the coding sequence ATGGATGTTATCAGGAGCGTCGAAGCGCCCTCGCTGAAGGCGCAGATCCCAGACTTCTCACCCGGCGACACGATTAAGGTACAGGTAAAGGTTCGGGAAGGGGACAAGGAAAGATTCCAGGTATTCGAAGGTGTGGTCATCCGTAAGCGCGGCGACGGTCTTCGTGAGACCTTCACTGTGCGCAAGGTCACTTACGGCGTCGGTGTGGAGCGAATCTTCCCCATCCATTCCCCCATGATTGACAAGATCGAGTGCACAAGACGGGGTCATGTCCGTCGGGCGAAACTCTACTACCTGCGAAAGCTGAAGGGAAAGGCTGCTCGGATCTCGGAGCGCAAGCTGACGTAA
- a CDS encoding helix-turn-helix domain-containing protein — MTIATLEKKLKPLESPVDNELLRWLYLHLPLQPITSRKMHRGYSEAVRILMRESGSLDADNRTAVGRYLRAVIPFIEQYEKRIFPIGPATPEEMLGFLMQQHELSQYDLAKELGGQSVVSQILRGKRRLTREHIERLSKRFGVTPATFYPGGASA, encoded by the coding sequence ATGACGATCGCAACACTTGAAAAGAAGCTTAAACCGCTGGAGTCGCCGGTAGACAACGAGCTACTTCGGTGGCTCTATCTCCATCTGCCGCTGCAACCCATCACGAGTAGAAAGATGCACCGCGGTTACAGCGAAGCGGTCCGCATCCTGATGCGGGAATCCGGAAGCCTGGACGCCGACAACCGAACGGCTGTCGGCCGGTATCTGCGCGCTGTCATTCCTTTCATCGAACAGTACGAAAAAAGAATATTCCCTATTGGTCCGGCAACCCCTGAGGAAATGCTTGGGTTCCTCATGCAGCAGCATGAGCTCAGCCAGTACGATCTCGCGAAAGAGCTGGGGGGCCAGTCCGTCGTTTCGCAAATCCTCAGAGGGAAGCGAAGGCTTACACGAGAGCACATCGAGCGATTGAGTAAGCGATTCGGGGTGACTCCAGCAACCTTCTACCCCGGAGGCGCCTCGGCCTGA
- the rpsP gene encoding 30S ribosomal protein S16: MAVKIKLRRIGAKQHAFYRLVVGDSLAAGGGKVLESLGTYDPHGEPPALSVVAERALHWLQRGAEPTDSARQLLRRAGVMRQFAELRAAGKAQ, encoded by the coding sequence ATGGCTGTGAAGATCAAGCTGCGGCGGATAGGGGCGAAGCAGCACGCCTTCTATCGCTTGGTTGTGGGAGACTCACTGGCTGCGGGAGGCGGCAAGGTGCTGGAGTCCCTGGGTACCTACGATCCCCATGGGGAGCCGCCCGCACTTTCCGTGGTGGCGGAGCGTGCTTTGCATTGGTTGCAACGGGGTGCTGAGCCTACCGACAGTGCCCGACAACTTTTGCGGCGAGCAGGCGTCATGCGGCAATTCGCTGAACTGAGAGCCGCAGGAAAGGCTCAATAA
- a CDS encoding RDD family protein, translating into MSNVEYCHPAASIDGVLIIAGPEVRKAGFWIRLAAWVVDLACLFLVTIALALAALITIYLGGQFGGEINDQVMALAGYSSTAIVMLSGVVYFTIFVGSCGQTPGKMLFRLKVVRADGQEMTYDGALLRSLFWMLSLLLFGIGFLMIAFTRQKRGLHDILAGTSVIRLQRSP; encoded by the coding sequence GTGAGTAACGTTGAGTACTGCCATCCCGCCGCATCGATCGACGGTGTGCTTATTATCGCGGGACCTGAGGTCCGTAAGGCCGGATTCTGGATTCGACTGGCGGCCTGGGTCGTCGATCTCGCCTGCCTCTTTCTCGTCACCATCGCTCTCGCCCTTGCAGCGCTGATAACCATTTATCTCGGGGGCCAGTTCGGCGGTGAGATTAATGACCAGGTGATGGCGTTGGCTGGATATTCAAGCACTGCCATTGTCATGTTAAGTGGTGTAGTATATTTCACCATCTTTGTCGGCTCGTGCGGGCAGACCCCAGGGAAGATGCTCTTCCGCCTGAAGGTTGTTCGAGCTGACGGCCAGGAGATGACCTATGACGGGGCATTGCTTCGCTCGCTGTTTTGGATGCTCTCGCTGCTGCTTTTCGGCATCGGCTTTCTGATGATCGCGTTTACCCGGCAAAAACGCGGTCTGCACGATATACTGGCAGGCACGTCCGTGATCCGCCTCCAACGCTCGCCTTGA
- a CDS encoding YifB family Mg chelatase-like AAA ATPase gives MLAKVLSSAVLGVDAYLVEVEVDIALGLPIFNTVGLPDTSVKESRDRVKAAIKNCGFDFPSRRITVNLAPADIKKEGACFDLPMACGILAAMGLVKPDRLKTHLLLGELSLDGGLRGVKGALPMAVSAAERGLAGMILPAENAAEAAVVEGIQVYGVETLPQVVQFLNGAQEISPTRIDLQEVFAQHALYGVDLADVKGQAHAKRALEVAAAGGHNILFIGPPGSGKTMLAKRLATILPDLGLEEAIEVTKIHSICGLVPSRAALIATRPFRAPHHTISDAGLIGGGTIPRPGEVSLAHHGVLFLDELPEFKRSALEVLRQPIEDGIVTISRALTSVTYPACFMLAAAMNPCPCGYFTDPKHDCTCAPSQIQRYRSRISGPLLDRIDMHIEVPPLRYREITTESQGETSDVVRTRVKGARAIQQERFRRTQTFCNAQMSAKQLRRHCLVGPDGQRLLETALERLGLSARAHDRILKVARTIADLEGHETIQTDHLAEAIQYRTLDRRTG, from the coding sequence ATGCTGGCCAAGGTCTTATCTAGCGCGGTTCTAGGGGTCGATGCCTACCTGGTAGAGGTGGAGGTCGACATCGCCCTTGGGCTTCCCATCTTCAATACCGTTGGCCTGCCGGATACCTCGGTCAAGGAAAGTCGTGATCGGGTGAAGGCGGCTATCAAGAACTGCGGGTTCGACTTTCCCTCCAGACGGATCACCGTGAACCTGGCGCCGGCCGACATAAAAAAGGAAGGGGCCTGCTTCGACCTCCCCATGGCCTGCGGTATCCTGGCGGCAATGGGCCTGGTTAAGCCAGACCGGCTCAAGACCCATCTGCTCCTGGGCGAACTCTCGCTGGACGGCGGCCTCCGTGGGGTAAAAGGCGCCCTGCCGATGGCTGTTTCGGCCGCAGAGAGGGGGCTTGCCGGGATGATCCTCCCGGCGGAAAACGCCGCTGAAGCGGCCGTTGTGGAGGGGATTCAGGTCTATGGTGTCGAGACGCTTCCGCAGGTGGTGCAGTTCCTGAACGGCGCGCAGGAGATTTCGCCCACGCGCATCGACCTGCAGGAGGTCTTCGCCCAGCACGCCCTGTACGGGGTCGATTTGGCCGACGTGAAAGGGCAGGCCCACGCGAAAAGGGCACTTGAGGTAGCAGCTGCTGGCGGCCATAACATCCTCTTCATCGGGCCACCTGGCTCCGGCAAGACGATGCTTGCTAAGCGACTTGCCACCATCCTGCCTGACCTGGGGTTGGAGGAAGCGATCGAGGTGACGAAGATCCATTCCATCTGTGGCCTCGTGCCTTCTCGCGCGGCGCTCATTGCGACGCGGCCCTTTCGAGCGCCTCACCACACCATCTCGGATGCCGGCTTGATCGGCGGCGGGACGATTCCGCGACCCGGAGAGGTAAGCCTGGCTCACCATGGGGTCCTCTTTCTGGACGAGCTGCCGGAGTTCAAACGGTCTGCTCTAGAGGTGTTGCGTCAGCCGATCGAGGATGGCATCGTCACCATCTCGCGCGCCCTAACCTCTGTCACCTACCCGGCTTGCTTCATGCTGGCCGCCGCGATGAACCCCTGTCCTTGCGGCTATTTCACCGACCCCAAGCACGACTGTACTTGCGCCCCGTCCCAGATCCAGCGCTACCGCTCCCGGATCTCTGGCCCCCTCCTGGATCGGATCGATATGCATATCGAGGTCCCTCCGCTCCGCTATCGGGAGATCACGACCGAGTCGCAGGGGGAGACTTCCGACGTGGTGCGGACGCGGGTAAAGGGGGCCAGGGCCATCCAGCAGGAGAGGTTCAGGCGGACTCAGACCTTCTGTAACGCCCAGATGAGCGCCAAGCAGCTCCGGCGGCACTGCCTAGTCGGGCCGGACGGGCAGCGGCTTCTGGAGACCGCGCTAGAGCGTTTGGGGCTGTCCGCGCGGGCGCATGATCGAATCCTCAAGGTGGCTCGCACCATCGCCGATCTTGAAGGCCACGAGACGATCCAAACCGACCATCTAGCCGAGGCGATTCAGTACCGGACCCTGGACCGCCGCACAGGGTAG
- the trmD gene encoding tRNA (guanosine(37)-N1)-methyltransferase TrmD: MRRYDILTLFPGFFQGPLSESILKRAQQRGIVQIAVHDLRNYAHDRHAIVDDRPYGGGAGMVLKPEPIIEAVTSLRQGQETHLILLTPQGRPFKQAIARELSEYQHLLCVCGRYEGFDERVRDLLSPDEISIGDYVLTGGELPALVLLDAVIRLIPGVLGDEDSARYDSFVDALLEFPHYTRPQNIQGRGVPDVLLSGDHERIRRWRRKEALRRTKVRRPDLLQQAFLSKEDLDLLGEIEDEQGAS, from the coding sequence CTGAGGCGGTATGACATTCTCACCCTCTTCCCTGGGTTCTTTCAGGGACCTCTCTCGGAAAGCATCCTCAAACGAGCCCAGCAGCGGGGCATCGTGCAGATCGCGGTCCACGATCTTCGGAACTATGCCCATGATCGCCATGCCATCGTGGACGATCGGCCGTACGGGGGTGGCGCTGGAATGGTGCTTAAGCCGGAGCCGATCATCGAGGCGGTCACGAGTCTCCGTCAGGGGCAAGAGACTCACCTGATCCTCTTGACCCCCCAGGGCCGACCGTTCAAACAGGCGATTGCCCGGGAGCTTAGCGAGTACCAGCACCTGCTGTGCGTTTGCGGCCGGTACGAGGGGTTCGACGAACGGGTGAGAGACCTCCTGTCGCCTGATGAGATCTCTATTGGGGACTACGTTCTGACTGGGGGTGAGCTGCCGGCCCTCGTACTCCTGGATGCCGTCATCCGGCTTATTCCTGGCGTGCTGGGCGATGAAGACTCGGCCCGGTACGACTCTTTTGTAGACGCATTGCTGGAGTTTCCCCACTATACGCGGCCACAGAATATTCAGGGGCGTGGGGTTCCGGACGTGCTGCTGTCTGGTGACCATGAGCGGATCAGGCGCTGGCGCCGAAAGGAGGCCTTGCGACGCACTAAGGTTCGTCGTCCGGATCTCCTGCAGCAGGCTTTCCTGAGTAAAGAAGACCTTGATCTCCTGGGGGAGATTGAAGATGAGCAAGGAGCCAGTTAA
- a CDS encoding DUF2971 domain-containing protein, translating to MKRKILEDVLSQSPSDSLYHYTQQRGFMGIVQSAEIWATHTQYLNDRREYLHAVDMVRDQIQIKAMRAFGDPNLRSILQDMENGLDGIEGMNVCVCSFSEERDSLSQWRAYGGGSSGFSIGFSGDFLTEVAGQEGWYLAPCIYDPKAQSDLVSALVQEVIEENVARESAETKEEVMLPLGGNLNAYLHRYAPILKDYSFREEREWRLISRPLSCTFDAFDFREGSSMLTPYYRLRLGADPTALNIQEVVVGPTPHPDQSSRSTRSFLVRHSLKTVPVVASQVPYRSW from the coding sequence ATGAAGAGAAAGATCCTGGAGGACGTGCTCTCTCAGTCTCCTAGTGATTCGTTGTACCACTACACCCAGCAGAGAGGATTCATGGGGATTGTTCAGAGTGCTGAGATATGGGCAACCCATACCCAGTACCTTAACGACCGAAGGGAATACTTGCACGCCGTTGACATGGTTCGTGACCAGATCCAGATAAAGGCTATGCGGGCATTTGGTGATCCTAACCTCCGCTCGATTCTTCAAGACATGGAGAATGGCCTGGATGGCATCGAAGGCATGAACGTTTGTGTTTGCTCGTTTTCTGAGGAACGGGACTCCCTATCTCAGTGGCGCGCGTACGGTGGAGGTTCATCTGGTTTTTCGATCGGTTTCTCGGGTGATTTCCTTACCGAAGTCGCTGGCCAAGAAGGATGGTATCTCGCCCCCTGCATATATGACCCAAAGGCCCAGAGCGATCTCGTCAGCGCTCTAGTGCAGGAGGTTATTGAGGAAAATGTTGCTCGGGAGAGCGCAGAAACAAAGGAGGAAGTCATGCTACCTCTCGGTGGTAACCTCAACGCATACCTGCATCGGTACGCGCCAATCTTGAAGGACTACTCGTTTCGCGAAGAGAGGGAGTGGCGACTGATATCTCGCCCGCTGAGCTGCACATTTGACGCATTCGACTTTCGCGAGGGCAGTTCAATGTTGACCCCTTACTACAGGCTTCGACTCGGCGCCGATCCTACGGCACTGAATATTCAGGAGGTGGTCGTGGGGCCTACGCCGCATCCAGATCAATCATCCAGGTCCACGCGAAGCTTTCTGGTACGCCACTCGCTGAAAACTGTTCCAGTAGTTGCGTCACAAGTTCCGTATCGCAGTTGGTAG